In a genomic window of Rhopalosiphum maidis isolate BTI-1 chromosome 4, ASM367621v3, whole genome shotgun sequence:
- the LOC113556112 gene encoding cilia- and flagella-associated protein 45-like gives MARGVVAGYSTRLTSVIFRRLKNIHADRHHTAPSSTSSLSILSERNIEFKQPVNFVSDKNLEAQFDNDYKLQDSQMCKLEKMGKQQFMSIPDRRVIDRSTFKRLKNKAVVVTAEDRRKKAEDLMADRERLESESAARKQKLQSYDVLRTKGKQLAQLDDEANKKSNYLLARAQQLRQDQEDEIKHCNSLILSTKCHAIRNAQIAEKQLIQKEMKEEERRLEEMMERERTLAAKELEKAAEVERLKKKFQAVEVEKQIKENEIAREMELARMAEEAMIRAEAVNKIRRDEAENYKKRMEKQAQLRKEYMLLNAQIRDSKKLEEEMNNIEVLQIQEYTRKKNEREIAFEREFQKQKLLKEKSIAKIQASQQATYDLRATKDELNALRVRDQVEREWRRKEREEAIKKAAVEEELNAIRRKQIEDQRRTYAFEIQREKDETEKIAKLNIEDIKKSKEMDEKNKMKIEAHRRNLLKQIYDKEQEKILERKRFFQEGIKLKQEELSRQKMLRDTMYNKIEELKMHNVPEKFVQGIVRQLKLHK, from the exons TTAAAAACATTCATGCGGACAGACATCACACAGCACCGTCATCGACGTCTAGTCTTTCAATTCTTTCAGAACGCAATATTGAGTTCAAGCAACCGGTAAATTTTGTATCTGATAAAAATCTTGAAGCCCAATTTGATAACGACTATAAGCTGCAAGATTCACAAATGTGTAAATTGGAGAAGATGGgaaaacaacaatttatgtCTATACCTGACCGTCGGGTAATTGACAGAAGCACATTCAAgcggttaaaaaataaagctgTGGTAGTAACCGCGGAAGATCGACGAAAAAAAGCCGAAGACTTAATGGCAGATAGAGAGAGGCTGGAAAGCGAGAGCGCTGCCAGAAAGCAAAAACTACAAAGCTATGACGTACTTAGAACTAAAGGAAAACAACTTGCGCag ttgGACGATGAAGCAAATAAAAAGTCCAATTATCTTCTGGCTAGAGCACAACAATTGCGACAAGACCAAGAagatgaaataaaacattgcAATTCTCTTATATTAAGTACCAAGTGTCATGCAATCAGAAACGCTCAAATCGCTGAAAAACAACTTATTca GAAAGAAATGAAAGAAGAGGAACGTAGATTGGAAGAAATGATGGAACGGGAACGGACGTTGGCCGCTAAAGAGCTTGAAAAAGCAGCGGAAGTCGAgaggctaaaaaaaaaatttcaagcaGTTGAAGTCGAGaaacaaataaaagaaaatgagATTGCCAGGGAAATGGAGTTGGCTAGAATGGCGGAA GAAGCAATGATTCGAGCGGAAGCGGTGAACAAAATCCGGCGCGACGAGGCTGAAAACTACAAAAAGAGAATGGAAAAACAGGCACAACTACGCAAAGAGTACATGTTGCTTAACGCGCAGATAAGAGATTCGAAAAAACTAGAAGAGGAGATGAATAACATCGAAGTGCTGCag ATACAAGAGTacacgcgcaaaaaaaacgaACGAGAAATTGCATTCGAGCGGGAGTTTCAAAAGCAGAAATTACTTAAGGAAAAGTCCATTGCCAAGATACAGGCGAGTCAACAAGCTACATACGATTTGCGTGCAACCAAAGATGAACTAAACGCGCTCAGAGTGAGAGACCAG GTGGAACGTGAGTGGCGCCGTAAGGAGCGAGAAGAGGCTATAAAAAAAGCCGCGGTAGAAGAAGAACTAAACGCAATAAGGCGTAAACAAATCGAAGACCAAAGAAGAACATATGCGTTTGAAATTCAAAGAGAGAAGGATGAAACCGAAAAAATCGCTAAACTCAACATAGAAGATATCAAAAAAAGTAAAGAAAtggacgaaaaaaataaaatg AAAATCGAAGCACATCGTAGAAACCTATTAAAACAGATTTACGATAAAGAACAGGAAAAAATACTAGAAAGAAAAAGATTTTTTCAAGAAGGAATAAAGTTGAAACAAGAGGAACTCTCCAGGCAAAAAATGTTACGAGACACGATGTACAATAAAATCGAGGAGCTCAA gaTGCACAACGTACCGGAAAAGTTTGTTCAAGGAATTGTGAGACAACTCAAGTTACACAAATAA